One part of the Salvelinus fontinalis isolate EN_2023a chromosome 4, ASM2944872v1, whole genome shotgun sequence genome encodes these proteins:
- the LOC129853542 gene encoding indoleamine 2,3-dioxygenase 2-like isoform X2 has product MASTITDSQKPFSLDPYHVSEQFGFILPAPLAELPPYYQPWMDIAQHVTELIYSHMLRSHILKMPLLNTQFLESHRELRLAHLALSVMTMGYVWQEGEDDTVKMLPRNLAIPYCEVSQRLGLPPILTHADAVLANWRKRDPQGLFDMENLELLVTLPGGDNSIPLVINGVQCSDAETVTRALEEFSQAMQGMTDALKLMHVYVKPEVFYGIMRIYLSGWKDNSSMPAGLVYEGVQAEPMEYSGGSAAQSSLLHCFDELLGVKHEAKSGAFLTRMRNYMPPSHKRLIQDISLQPSLRGFVQQQACEPLTAAFQLCVTKLLALRSYHINVVSRFITVPAARARQLRNQGNISQEETVSMAPAALEETGTGGSGIMSFLKTVRDRTRDVSI; this is encoded by the exons ATGGCCTCTACTATCACAGACTCACAGAAGCCTTTCTCTTTGGACCCCTACCATGTCTCTGAGCAATTTGGCTTCATCCTCCCTGCACCCCTG GCAGAGTTGCCGCCATACTACCAGCCCTGGATGGACATTGCCCAGCATGTTACAGAGCTCATTTACTCTCACATGCTGCGCTCCCACATTCTCAAG ATGCCCCTGCTGAACACCCAATTCCTGGAGAGCCACAGAGAGCTGCGTCTGGCCCACTTGGCCCTGAGTGTGATGACCATGGGTTACGTGTGGCAGGAGGGGGAGGATGACACAGTCAAG ATGCTTCCCCGCAACCTGGCCATTCCATACTGTGAGGTGTCTCAGCGCCTAGGACTTCCTCCCATCCTTACCCATGCAGACGCAGTACTGGCTAACTGGAGGAAGAGGGATCCACAGGG ACTGTTTGACATGGA GAACTTGGAACTGCTTGTCACGCTACCTGGTGGGGACAAT AGTATTCCTTTGGTTATTAACGGGGTTCAGTGCAGTGATGCTGAGACTGTAACCAGAGCACTAGAGGAATTCAGCCAGGCCATGCAGGGCATGACAGATGCACTTAAACTGATGCATG TGTATGTCAAACCCGAAGTCTTCTATGGCATTATGAGGATCTATCTGTCTGG GTGGAAAGACAACTCCTCCATGCCAGCTGGGTTGGTGTATGAGGGCGTCCAGGCAGAGCCTATGGAGTATTCTGGTGGGAGTGCTGCCCAGAGCAGTCTGCTGCACTGCTTTGATGAGCTGCTGGGTGTCAAACATGAAGCAAAGAGTG GTGCCTTTCTGACCCGTATGAGGAACTACATGCCCCCTTCCCACAAGCGTCTGATCCAGGACATCTCTCTGCAGCCCTCCCTGCGAGGCTTTGTCCAGCAGCAGGCCTGTGAGCCGCTGACCGCAGCCTTCCAGCTCTGTGTGACCAAGCTGCTTGCCCTCCGCAGCTACCACATCAACGTGGTCAGCCGCTTCATCACTGTGCCCGCTGCCCGTGCCCGACAGCTCCGAAACCAGGGGAACATTTCCCAGGAGGAGACTGTCAGCATGGCGCCCGCGGCACTGGAGGAGACGGGCACCGGCGGCTCGGGCATCATGAGCTTCCTAAAGACTGTAAGGGACCGCACACGGGACGTCTCAATTTAA
- the LOC129853542 gene encoding indoleamine 2,3-dioxygenase 2-like isoform X3, with amino-acid sequence MASTITDSQKPFSLDPYHVSEQFGFILPAPLMPLLNTQFLESHRELRLAHLALSVMTMGYVWQEGEDDTVKMLPRNLAIPYCEVSQRLGLPPILTHADAVLANWRKRDPQGLFDMENLELLVTLPGGDNVRGFFMVTLLVELAAVPAIKSIPLVINGVQCSDAETVTRALEEFSQAMQGMTDALKLMHVYVKPEVFYGIMRIYLSGWKDNSSMPAGLVYEGVQAEPMEYSGGSAAQSSLLHCFDELLGVKHEAKSGAFLTRMRNYMPPSHKRLIQDISLQPSLRGFVQQQACEPLTAAFQLCVTKLLALRSYHINVVSRFITVPAARARQLRNQGNISQEETVSMAPAALEETGTGGSGIMSFLKTVRDRTRDVSI; translated from the exons ATGGCCTCTACTATCACAGACTCACAGAAGCCTTTCTCTTTGGACCCCTACCATGTCTCTGAGCAATTTGGCTTCATCCTCCCTGCACCCCTG ATGCCCCTGCTGAACACCCAATTCCTGGAGAGCCACAGAGAGCTGCGTCTGGCCCACTTGGCCCTGAGTGTGATGACCATGGGTTACGTGTGGCAGGAGGGGGAGGATGACACAGTCAAG ATGCTTCCCCGCAACCTGGCCATTCCATACTGTGAGGTGTCTCAGCGCCTAGGACTTCCTCCCATCCTTACCCATGCAGACGCAGTACTGGCTAACTGGAGGAAGAGGGATCCACAGGG ACTGTTTGACATGGA GAACTTGGAACTGCTTGTCACGCTACCTGGTGGGGACAATGTGAGAGGGTTCTTCATGGTCACTCTGCTAGTGGAGCTGGCTGCAGTGCCAGCCATTAAG AGTATTCCTTTGGTTATTAACGGGGTTCAGTGCAGTGATGCTGAGACTGTAACCAGAGCACTAGAGGAATTCAGCCAGGCCATGCAGGGCATGACAGATGCACTTAAACTGATGCATG TGTATGTCAAACCCGAAGTCTTCTATGGCATTATGAGGATCTATCTGTCTGG GTGGAAAGACAACTCCTCCATGCCAGCTGGGTTGGTGTATGAGGGCGTCCAGGCAGAGCCTATGGAGTATTCTGGTGGGAGTGCTGCCCAGAGCAGTCTGCTGCACTGCTTTGATGAGCTGCTGGGTGTCAAACATGAAGCAAAGAGTG GTGCCTTTCTGACCCGTATGAGGAACTACATGCCCCCTTCCCACAAGCGTCTGATCCAGGACATCTCTCTGCAGCCCTCCCTGCGAGGCTTTGTCCAGCAGCAGGCCTGTGAGCCGCTGACCGCAGCCTTCCAGCTCTGTGTGACCAAGCTGCTTGCCCTCCGCAGCTACCACATCAACGTGGTCAGCCGCTTCATCACTGTGCCCGCTGCCCGTGCCCGACAGCTCCGAAACCAGGGGAACATTTCCCAGGAGGAGACTGTCAGCATGGCGCCCGCGGCACTGGAGGAGACGGGCACCGGCGGCTCGGGCATCATGAGCTTCCTAAAGACTGTAAGGGACCGCACACGGGACGTCTCAATTTAA
- the LOC129853542 gene encoding indoleamine 2,3-dioxygenase 2-like isoform X1: MASTITDSQKPFSLDPYHVSEQFGFILPAPLAELPPYYQPWMDIAQHVTELIYSHMLRSHILKMPLLNTQFLESHRELRLAHLALSVMTMGYVWQEGEDDTVKMLPRNLAIPYCEVSQRLGLPPILTHADAVLANWRKRDPQGLFDMENLELLVTLPGGDNVRGFFMVTLLVELAAVPAIKSIPLVINGVQCSDAETVTRALEEFSQAMQGMTDALKLMHVYVKPEVFYGIMRIYLSGWKDNSSMPAGLVYEGVQAEPMEYSGGSAAQSSLLHCFDELLGVKHEAKSGAFLTRMRNYMPPSHKRLIQDISLQPSLRGFVQQQACEPLTAAFQLCVTKLLALRSYHINVVSRFITVPAARARQLRNQGNISQEETVSMAPAALEETGTGGSGIMSFLKTVRDRTRDVSI; encoded by the exons ATGGCCTCTACTATCACAGACTCACAGAAGCCTTTCTCTTTGGACCCCTACCATGTCTCTGAGCAATTTGGCTTCATCCTCCCTGCACCCCTG GCAGAGTTGCCGCCATACTACCAGCCCTGGATGGACATTGCCCAGCATGTTACAGAGCTCATTTACTCTCACATGCTGCGCTCCCACATTCTCAAG ATGCCCCTGCTGAACACCCAATTCCTGGAGAGCCACAGAGAGCTGCGTCTGGCCCACTTGGCCCTGAGTGTGATGACCATGGGTTACGTGTGGCAGGAGGGGGAGGATGACACAGTCAAG ATGCTTCCCCGCAACCTGGCCATTCCATACTGTGAGGTGTCTCAGCGCCTAGGACTTCCTCCCATCCTTACCCATGCAGACGCAGTACTGGCTAACTGGAGGAAGAGGGATCCACAGGG ACTGTTTGACATGGA GAACTTGGAACTGCTTGTCACGCTACCTGGTGGGGACAATGTGAGAGGGTTCTTCATGGTCACTCTGCTAGTGGAGCTGGCTGCAGTGCCAGCCATTAAG AGTATTCCTTTGGTTATTAACGGGGTTCAGTGCAGTGATGCTGAGACTGTAACCAGAGCACTAGAGGAATTCAGCCAGGCCATGCAGGGCATGACAGATGCACTTAAACTGATGCATG TGTATGTCAAACCCGAAGTCTTCTATGGCATTATGAGGATCTATCTGTCTGG GTGGAAAGACAACTCCTCCATGCCAGCTGGGTTGGTGTATGAGGGCGTCCAGGCAGAGCCTATGGAGTATTCTGGTGGGAGTGCTGCCCAGAGCAGTCTGCTGCACTGCTTTGATGAGCTGCTGGGTGTCAAACATGAAGCAAAGAGTG GTGCCTTTCTGACCCGTATGAGGAACTACATGCCCCCTTCCCACAAGCGTCTGATCCAGGACATCTCTCTGCAGCCCTCCCTGCGAGGCTTTGTCCAGCAGCAGGCCTGTGAGCCGCTGACCGCAGCCTTCCAGCTCTGTGTGACCAAGCTGCTTGCCCTCCGCAGCTACCACATCAACGTGGTCAGCCGCTTCATCACTGTGCCCGCTGCCCGTGCCCGACAGCTCCGAAACCAGGGGAACATTTCCCAGGAGGAGACTGTCAGCATGGCGCCCGCGGCACTGGAGGAGACGGGCACCGGCGGCTCGGGCATCATGAGCTTCCTAAAGACTGTAAGGGACCGCACACGGGACGTCTCAATTTAA